From a single Bryobacter aggregatus MPL3 genomic region:
- a CDS encoding creatininase family protein codes for MNETFRHKIIQFCLAALLLSPTVSAQLLETERMTWVEIKDALQKGKTTVLVFNGGIEQRGPQNVTGGHNLIARYTAIEIAKKLGNALVAPTIPFSPNRADPNLPGTIGLSTALFASLNEEVTEQLIKNGFKTVVLMGDHGGGQKELKTIAEKLTAKYQEEGTRVLYCDDVYNKANNEFFEWLDKNGYPPGTHASIPDTSEMLYIGGDSGWVRKELIATALGDAPRKPGEAPNANEKRVRNGISGDARRSTPELGKRFLDLKVDLAVKQIRSLSAASR; via the coding sequence ATGAATGAAACCTTCCGGCACAAAATAATCCAATTTTGTCTTGCCGCCCTACTACTCAGCCCCACTGTTTCTGCCCAATTGCTCGAGACGGAGCGGATGACCTGGGTGGAGATCAAGGACGCGCTCCAAAAGGGCAAGACGACCGTGCTAGTCTTCAACGGCGGCATCGAGCAAAGAGGCCCGCAGAATGTGACCGGCGGACATAATTTGATCGCCCGCTATACGGCAATCGAGATTGCCAAGAAGTTGGGCAATGCCCTGGTTGCTCCCACGATTCCGTTTTCGCCGAACCGCGCCGATCCAAATCTACCGGGCACCATCGGTCTCAGCACCGCGCTATTTGCCTCGCTCAATGAAGAAGTCACGGAGCAGTTGATCAAGAACGGCTTCAAGACTGTTGTTCTGATGGGCGATCATGGCGGCGGACAGAAGGAACTTAAGACCATCGCCGAGAAGCTCACTGCAAAGTACCAGGAAGAAGGGACCCGGGTTCTCTATTGCGATGACGTGTACAACAAGGCGAACAACGAGTTCTTCGAATGGCTCGACAAGAATGGCTACCCGCCCGGCACTCACGCGAGTATTCCAGACACCTCAGAGATGCTCTACATTGGCGGCGATTCCGGTTGGGTGCGCAAAGAGTTGATCGCAACGGCCCTGGGCGATGCCCCGAGGAAGCCTGGGGAAGCGCCGAATGCGAACGAGAAGCGGGTCCGGAATGGAATCAGCGGCGACGCACGGCGATCCACTCCGGAACTGGGCAAGCGCTTTCTCGATCTGAAGGTGGATCTGGCAGTGAAGCAGATCCGCAGTCTCTCGGCGGCCAGCCGCTAA
- a CDS encoding ATP-grasp domain-containing protein, whose translation MSAPLAIFYEHPAWFEKLFAELESRSVAYDKIHAGDHFYRPGENATGWKVVFNRMSPSAYRRGTGSEIFHTTSFLGDLELSGIRVINGSKAFQFEISKALQLSLLQKLGLRAPKSRVLHNPQSALAAVEGLRFPVVIKPNIGGSGAGVVRYNSREELAAAVAAGRIDLGLDHVGLLQEFVPARGGHITRVETLNGKFLYAINVYLSGETFDLCPADICQTAQGETLDNACVIEGAKAGLKVEAYQPPPEVIAAIERIVAATGIDVGGIEYMVDDRDGEIYYYDVNALSNFVADAPRVIGFDPFVKLADYLLAEVERG comes from the coding sequence ATGTCTGCACCGCTCGCCATCTTCTATGAGCACCCCGCTTGGTTTGAGAAGCTTTTCGCCGAACTGGAGAGCCGCAGTGTGGCCTATGACAAGATCCATGCAGGCGATCATTTTTACCGGCCGGGAGAGAATGCGACGGGATGGAAGGTTGTTTTCAACCGCATGAGTCCTTCGGCCTATCGCCGTGGAACAGGCAGCGAGATCTTTCATACGACGTCCTTCCTGGGCGACCTCGAACTCTCCGGCATTCGCGTGATCAACGGAAGCAAGGCGTTTCAGTTTGAGATCTCCAAGGCGCTGCAGTTGTCGCTGCTCCAGAAGCTGGGACTGCGTGCACCGAAGTCGCGCGTGCTGCACAACCCGCAGAGCGCCCTCGCGGCCGTAGAAGGTTTGCGCTTTCCTGTCGTCATCAAACCGAATATTGGCGGCAGCGGCGCCGGTGTGGTGCGCTACAACTCGCGCGAAGAACTGGCCGCGGCAGTCGCGGCAGGGCGTATTGATCTGGGCTTGGACCATGTCGGGTTGCTGCAGGAGTTTGTACCGGCTCGCGGCGGCCATATCACTCGCGTGGAGACCTTGAACGGCAAGTTTCTCTATGCGATCAACGTGTACCTGAGCGGCGAAACTTTTGACCTTTGCCCCGCCGACATTTGCCAGACCGCGCAAGGCGAGACGCTGGACAATGCCTGCGTCATTGAAGGCGCAAAGGCGGGACTCAAGGTGGAGGCCTACCAGCCGCCGCCGGAGGTGATTGCGGCGATTGAACGCATCGTGGCCGCCACTGGCATCGATGTCGGTGGCATCGAATACATGGTGGATGATCGCGACGGAGAGATCTACTACTACGACGTGAATGCGCTATCGAACTTTGTCGCCGATGCGCCGCGTGTGATCGGCTTTGACCCCTTCGTCAAGCTGGCGGACTATTTGCTCGCGGAGGTGGAGCGTGGCTAA
- a CDS encoding LLM class flavin-dependent oxidoreductase produces the protein MRYGYWMPVFGGWLRNVEDEGMEASWNYTKRLAQRSEEIGFDLSLIAELNLNDIKGVNGPSLDAWSTSAALAAVTEKLELMVAVRPTFHSPALFAKQAANIDRISNGRLALNVVSSWWEQEARMYGVAFEKHDDRYARTAEWLEIVDRLWREDHVTIEGKYHRIKNTVLQPKPVRQPRPVIYAGGESEAAKNLIAEKCDAYVMHGDSPAHVAAKVKDLSERRDRFGKPPMQFGVSGYAIVRETEAEAQKELARIVDVKQNAAGYANYQQWLNGTQLEQRMSIEEYSVSNRGLRSGLVGTPAQVQDQVGEFARAGVDLLLLQFSPQYEEMERFGETVIRPVGVAS, from the coding sequence ATGCGCTACGGCTACTGGATGCCGGTCTTTGGGGGCTGGCTGCGCAATGTCGAGGACGAAGGCATGGAGGCGAGTTGGAACTACACCAAACGCCTGGCCCAACGCAGCGAAGAGATTGGCTTTGATCTGAGCCTGATTGCCGAATTGAATCTGAATGACATCAAGGGCGTCAATGGCCCGTCACTCGATGCGTGGTCGACCTCGGCAGCGCTGGCTGCCGTCACCGAAAAGTTGGAGTTGATGGTTGCCGTCCGGCCCACCTTCCACTCCCCTGCCCTGTTCGCAAAGCAGGCGGCAAACATCGATCGCATCAGCAATGGCCGCCTTGCGCTGAACGTAGTCTCCAGTTGGTGGGAGCAAGAAGCGCGCATGTATGGCGTTGCGTTTGAGAAGCACGATGACCGCTATGCCCGGACGGCGGAGTGGCTTGAAATTGTCGACCGCCTTTGGCGCGAAGACCATGTAACGATCGAGGGCAAGTACCATCGCATCAAGAACACCGTGCTGCAACCAAAGCCGGTGCGGCAGCCTCGTCCGGTGATCTATGCCGGTGGCGAATCAGAGGCGGCCAAGAATCTGATTGCTGAAAAGTGCGATGCCTATGTGATGCATGGCGACTCGCCTGCCCATGTCGCTGCCAAGGTAAAGGATCTGTCGGAGCGGCGTGATCGATTTGGCAAGCCGCCAATGCAGTTTGGCGTGTCTGGCTATGCGATTGTGCGCGAGACCGAGGCGGAGGCGCAGAAGGAACTGGCTCGCATTGTCGATGTGAAGCAGAATGCCGCCGGGTATGCGAACTACCAGCAATGGCTGAACGGCACACAGCTTGAACAGCGGATGTCGATTGAAGAGTACTCGGTTTCGAATCGTGGGCTGCGGAGCGGCTTAGTCGGTACGCCCGCGCAGGTGCAGGATCAAGTGGGAGAGTTTGCCCGCGCCGGTGTCGATCTGTTACTGCTTCAGTTCAGTCCTCAGTATGAAGAGATGGAACGCTTTGGCGAGACCGTGATCCGGCCTGTGGGAGTTGCCTCTTGA
- a CDS encoding SDR family oxidoreductase has protein sequence MQPQASGNGKLVLVTGASGFVASHCVLRLLQEGYQVRATLRSLDREPGLRATLEAAGASLDSRLSFVSANLLSDTGWPEAVAGCDYVLHVASPFPLTPPRHEDDLIRPAREGTLRVLRAVHEAGVKRVVLTSSFAAIGYGHPPTERPFTEENWTNLEDANISAYVKSKTLAERAAWEFVARQGGAMELATVNPVGVFGPVLGPDYATSIQLVKRLLDGDMPGCPRLALGIVDVRDVADLHLRAMTHPDASGERFLAVAGDCMTMQEVALLLKARMGEAGRRVTTRVLPDWLVRLVARFSASVAQIAPELGKVKRASNEKAKRVLGWSPRSNEEAVIATAESLVRLGLLKST, from the coding sequence GTGCAACCCCAAGCAAGCGGAAATGGCAAGTTGGTGCTGGTGACAGGAGCTTCTGGTTTTGTCGCTTCGCACTGTGTTTTGCGCTTGCTCCAGGAGGGCTACCAGGTACGAGCGACTCTGCGTTCGCTGGATCGGGAGCCTGGTCTCCGGGCCACGCTCGAGGCTGCCGGCGCGAGCCTCGATTCGCGTCTATCCTTCGTCTCCGCCAATCTCCTATCCGACACCGGCTGGCCAGAAGCTGTGGCTGGCTGCGACTACGTATTGCACGTCGCCTCGCCCTTTCCTCTTACCCCGCCAAGGCACGAAGACGATCTCATCCGTCCGGCTCGAGAAGGCACTCTCCGGGTTCTGCGGGCGGTTCACGAGGCAGGCGTCAAGCGCGTCGTGCTCACTTCTTCCTTTGCGGCGATTGGCTATGGCCATCCTCCAACGGAGCGCCCTTTTACGGAAGAGAACTGGACGAATCTCGAGGATGCTAACATCAGCGCCTACGTAAAGTCGAAGACGCTAGCCGAGAGGGCAGCGTGGGAGTTTGTCGCCCGGCAAGGCGGCGCCATGGAACTGGCGACCGTCAATCCGGTGGGTGTCTTTGGCCCGGTGCTTGGTCCCGATTACGCCACCTCCATCCAACTGGTCAAGCGCCTGCTCGATGGTGACATGCCGGGTTGTCCGCGTCTGGCATTGGGTATTGTCGATGTGCGCGATGTTGCAGACTTGCACCTGCGCGCGATGACGCATCCCGACGCGAGTGGCGAACGCTTCTTAGCCGTGGCGGGCGATTGCATGACGATGCAGGAAGTCGCTCTGTTGCTCAAAGCCCGCATGGGCGAAGCCGGCCGGCGCGTCACCACCCGAGTGCTACCCGACTGGCTGGTGCGTCTGGTAGCCCGCTTCAGTGCTTCGGTGGCGCAGATCGCCCCAGAGCTGGGGAAGGTCAAACGAGCCAGCAACGAGAAGGCGAAGCGTGTTCTCGGTTGGTCTCCGCGCTCGAATGAAGAGGCCGTAATTGCGACGGCCGAAAGCTTAGTGCGCCTCGGCTTGCTGAAGAGCACTTAG
- a CDS encoding methionine ABC transporter permease, with the protein MSESLLPLLSKATLETLVIVAVALPLAGLGGLLLGVLLVLSAPGGLLPQPLLRNLLGGIINFGRSVPFIILMVALVPVTRWLVGTSIGTAAAIVPLVFGAIPYGARLVEAALLEIDPGVRQAVEVMGARPWQIVTKVYLPEALPSLIRAATLLAVTLINYSAMAGAVGGGGLGDLAIRYGYQRFRPDVMLSTVLVLVALVQGLQWAGDRLSAHADRR; encoded by the coding sequence ATGAGCGAGTCGCTATTGCCGCTCCTGTCGAAGGCGACGCTGGAAACGCTTGTCATAGTGGCGGTTGCGCTGCCACTTGCCGGCCTCGGTGGATTGCTGCTGGGAGTGCTGCTGGTGCTGTCGGCACCGGGAGGCTTGTTGCCACAGCCGCTATTACGGAACCTCCTTGGCGGGATTATCAACTTTGGACGGAGTGTTCCGTTCATCATCCTGATGGTGGCGCTGGTGCCGGTGACGCGATGGCTGGTGGGAACCTCCATCGGGACCGCAGCGGCGATTGTGCCGCTGGTCTTTGGTGCGATTCCTTATGGCGCGCGGCTGGTGGAGGCGGCACTGCTGGAAATCGATCCTGGGGTTCGTCAGGCTGTCGAGGTGATGGGGGCGCGGCCCTGGCAGATTGTCACGAAGGTGTATTTGCCCGAAGCGTTGCCGAGTCTGATTCGTGCGGCGACCTTACTCGCCGTGACCTTGATCAACTACTCGGCGATGGCCGGAGCCGTGGGTGGCGGAGGACTGGGCGATCTGGCGATTCGCTATGGCTACCAGCGCTTTCGGCCCGACGTCATGCTGAGTACAGTGCTGGTCCTTGTCGCCTTGGTGCAGGGTCTGCAATGGGCCGGCGATCGTTTGTCTGCGCACGCCGACCGGCGCTAA
- a CDS encoding MetQ/NlpA family ABC transporter substrate-binding protein — MTRRSVLAALAFASCAKKSASLRVGVTPVPAGEVMAEVKQVLEQKGVAIEIVSFTDYIQPNLALASGDIDANLYQNLPFLKQFNQDRGTDFVSVKPVYSPPMGIYSKSIKALGELKQGASIALPNDPVNLGRGLILLAEAKLIALKPSATDRSPTEEDIQTNERGLLLRPLEAAQLPRVLPDVDAAVINANYALDSGLHPLRDAVYYEKDLSRYANILACRKGKEKDPRILLVAEALTSPEMKSFLKRRYQGAVIPAF; from the coding sequence TTGACGCGGCGTAGCGTGCTGGCCGCGCTGGCCTTTGCCTCTTGCGCGAAGAAGTCGGCGAGCCTGCGCGTGGGCGTCACGCCTGTTCCAGCTGGGGAAGTGATGGCGGAGGTGAAGCAAGTGCTCGAGCAGAAAGGCGTCGCAATCGAGATCGTTTCGTTTACGGATTACATTCAGCCGAACCTTGCGCTAGCCAGCGGAGACATCGATGCGAACCTGTATCAGAATCTGCCGTTCCTGAAGCAGTTCAATCAGGATCGCGGCACAGACTTTGTCTCAGTGAAGCCGGTCTATTCGCCGCCGATGGGCATCTATTCGAAGTCGATCAAAGCCTTGGGCGAGTTAAAGCAGGGCGCCTCAATCGCCTTGCCGAACGATCCTGTCAATTTGGGACGCGGCCTCATTCTGCTGGCTGAGGCGAAGCTGATTGCCCTCAAGCCCAGCGCCACGGATCGTTCCCCGACGGAAGAAGACATCCAGACGAACGAGCGCGGGCTGTTGTTGCGACCACTCGAAGCTGCCCAGCTTCCCCGTGTGCTGCCGGATGTCGATGCCGCGGTGATTAATGCGAACTATGCGCTCGACTCCGGGCTGCATCCGCTGCGCGATGCGGTTTATTACGAGAAGGATTTGTCGCGCTACGCGAACATCCTCGCTTGCCGCAAAGGCAAAGAAAAGGACCCACGCATTCTGCTGGTGGCCGAAGCGCTGACCAGTCCAGAGATGAAGTCGTTCCTCAAGAGGCGCTATCAAGGCGCAGTGATTCCGGCATTTTAA
- a CDS encoding methionine ABC transporter ATP-binding protein: MALLELRGVSKHYAQGEVTALEDIHLTVASGWIEGVIGFSGAGKTTLLRCLCRLEKPDAGSVLINGLDLAALEGLALEEARRRIGVVFQSLHLLRSRTVRANVALPLEIVGTPVAEIRDRVSELLDWFGLTEKADAYPSQLSGGQRQRVAIARALSLKPPVLLADEPTSALDPETTASVLNLLRSVRDSFGTTIVLITHELEAVRAICDRVAVLERGRLAEEGSVAEVLAHPQSAAGRRLTQGLR; encoded by the coding sequence GTGGCATTGCTCGAGTTGCGGGGCGTATCAAAGCATTACGCTCAGGGAGAAGTAACCGCCTTGGAGGACATCCATCTCACGGTGGCCAGTGGTTGGATCGAAGGAGTGATCGGATTTAGTGGCGCAGGAAAGACAACGCTGCTGCGCTGCCTGTGCCGATTGGAGAAGCCGGATGCCGGCTCCGTATTGATCAATGGGCTGGACCTTGCCGCGCTAGAGGGACTTGCATTAGAAGAGGCGAGACGAAGAATTGGGGTTGTGTTCCAGAGCCTCCATTTGCTGCGGTCGAGAACCGTGCGTGCGAATGTTGCACTACCGCTAGAAATTGTCGGGACGCCAGTTGCTGAGATTCGTGACCGGGTCAGCGAGTTGCTGGATTGGTTTGGACTGACGGAGAAGGCGGATGCCTATCCATCGCAGCTCTCGGGCGGCCAACGCCAGCGCGTCGCGATTGCGCGGGCACTGTCCTTGAAGCCACCCGTATTGCTTGCCGATGAGCCGACCTCGGCGCTGGACCCCGAAACCACCGCCTCCGTACTGAACCTGTTGCGATCGGTGCGCGACTCTTTTGGCACGACCATTGTGTTGATCACCCACGAACTGGAAGCCGTGCGCGCGATCTGCGATCGCGTCGCGGTGCTTGAGCGGGGGCGTCTTGCCGAAGAAGGCAGTGTCGCCGAAGTGCTTGCCCATCCGCAGAGTGCTGCAGGCCGCCGCCTGACGCAGGGGCTGCGATGA
- a CDS encoding sulfatase produces the protein MNRRDFLGASAAGGAAFAQQAPQVRRTPEAVSNEKPNIIWVFGDQHRAQALSCAGDPNARTPNIDNLAELGVTFTNAVAGYPLCCPFRGSLLSGVYPHKAVPGHEYAMPDGQKTVAHAFNDAGYRTAYFGKWHVGGWHERDGRAAMFITDPAKRGGFETWSGYENNNSQWDSWVHGGQGKDAFHYRLPGFETDALSDLMIQYIKERGQEQKQARAKGGTAKPFFAALSVQPPHDPYVAPEEFLTRYNPRQLHMRDNVPNIPRVQEKARREAAGYYAMIENLDHNFGRIRKALEESGLGFNTHIVFFSDHGDMHGSQGMFRKTNPFEESIRIPFIIGGEIPRYEGRKNGRFPAVLNHVDIAPTTLGLCGIKKPDWMQGSDLSHHRLNKPAAGPEPDSAYLQLVIPTGHPDSINAAYRGLVTKDGWKYTCFENRGWLMFNLNEDPLEQANLAQNNLYRAERKKLIARLKQWVNDTGDKFDVPAE, from the coding sequence ATGAACCGTCGTGATTTCTTGGGAGCAAGCGCAGCCGGTGGTGCTGCGTTTGCCCAACAGGCCCCGCAGGTGCGCCGTACGCCAGAGGCCGTATCGAATGAAAAGCCAAACATCATCTGGGTCTTTGGCGACCAGCACCGGGCGCAAGCCTTAAGCTGTGCGGGGGACCCGAATGCACGAACCCCCAACATCGATAACTTGGCAGAACTCGGTGTCACCTTCACCAACGCAGTGGCAGGCTATCCGCTGTGCTGCCCCTTCCGTGGTTCTTTGCTGTCGGGTGTGTACCCGCACAAGGCTGTTCCAGGACACGAATACGCGATGCCCGACGGCCAGAAAACCGTCGCCCATGCCTTCAACGATGCTGGTTATCGCACGGCTTATTTCGGTAAGTGGCACGTCGGGGGTTGGCACGAGCGCGACGGCCGCGCGGCGATGTTCATCACCGATCCGGCAAAGCGTGGCGGCTTTGAAACCTGGTCCGGCTACGAGAACAACAACTCGCAGTGGGATTCCTGGGTGCACGGCGGGCAAGGCAAGGACGCCTTCCATTACCGCCTCCCTGGCTTTGAGACCGACGCGCTCTCCGATCTGATGATCCAGTACATCAAGGAGCGTGGGCAGGAACAGAAGCAGGCGCGCGCAAAGGGCGGCACGGCGAAGCCCTTCTTTGCCGCGTTGTCGGTGCAACCGCCGCACGATCCCTATGTCGCGCCGGAAGAGTTCCTCACGCGCTACAATCCCCGCCAGCTTCACATGCGGGACAACGTGCCGAACATTCCGCGTGTGCAGGAAAAAGCACGGCGCGAAGCGGCCGGCTATTACGCGATGATCGAAAACCTCGATCACAACTTCGGCCGCATCCGGAAGGCGCTCGAGGAGTCCGGGCTCGGCTTCAACACGCACATTGTCTTCTTCTCCGATCACGGCGACATGCACGGTTCGCAGGGCATGTTCCGCAAAACAAACCCATTTGAAGAATCGATCCGCATTCCGTTCATCATCGGTGGCGAGATCCCCCGTTACGAGGGACGCAAGAACGGCCGCTTCCCGGCAGTTTTGAATCACGTCGATATCGCGCCCACCACGCTTGGTCTCTGCGGCATCAAGAAGCCCGATTGGATGCAAGGTAGCGACTTGTCGCACCATCGCTTGAATAAGCCCGCAGCAGGTCCGGAGCCCGATTCGGCCTATCTGCAATTGGTCATCCCGACAGGACATCCCGACAGCATCAACGCTGCCTATCGTGGGCTCGTGACCAAGGATGGCTGGAAGTACACCTGTTTTGAGAACCGTGGCTGGCTGATGTTCAATCTGAATGAGGACCCGCTCGAGCAGGCGAATCTCGCGCAGAACAATCTGTACCGTGCCGAGCGCAAGAAGTTGATTGCCCGCCTGAAGCAATGGGTGAACGACACCGGCGACAAGTTCGACGTACCGGCGGAGTAG
- a CDS encoding pyridoxal phosphate-dependent aminotransferase, producing MISTELSSGVPTRRALYTSEKTSRFTESVIREMSRQALKFGAVNLAQGFPDFPAPEEIKAAARNAIDADINQYAITWGAKLLRDAIANRYKKAYAFPVDPEREITVVCGATEGMMASLMAILNPGDEVIIFEPFYENYGPDIHLSGGAKRTVKLQGPDWSFDREELRRAFSGKTKAIVINSPNNPSGKVFTREELTSIAELCQEFDVIAITDEIYEYITYDGAVHIPIATLPGMRDRSILINSMSKTFSVTGWRVGWVIAPPHLTDSIRKVHDFLTVGAAAPLQAASAIALGASEDYYVYLSSSYTERRARLLGYLNAAGFRTYQPAGAYYIMTDISGFGFRDDLAFAKHLLENVGVIGVPGSSFYSEGGGSQQMRFCFCKRFETLDGAGEKLAKLR from the coding sequence ATGATCTCAACAGAGCTGAGCTCTGGCGTTCCGACCCGCCGCGCTCTTTACACCAGCGAAAAGACTAGTCGATTCACTGAGTCGGTAATTCGCGAGATGTCGCGGCAGGCCCTCAAGTTTGGCGCCGTCAACCTGGCCCAAGGCTTTCCCGACTTTCCAGCTCCAGAAGAAATCAAAGCGGCTGCGCGTAACGCCATTGACGCCGACATCAACCAGTACGCCATCACCTGGGGCGCCAAGCTGCTGCGCGACGCGATTGCCAATCGCTATAAGAAGGCTTACGCCTTCCCGGTCGATCCCGAGCGCGAAATCACAGTCGTCTGTGGCGCCACCGAAGGCATGATGGCCTCGCTGATGGCGATTCTCAATCCCGGCGACGAAGTGATCATCTTCGAACCCTTCTACGAGAACTACGGTCCGGACATCCATCTGAGCGGTGGCGCTAAGCGGACCGTAAAGCTGCAAGGGCCGGATTGGAGCTTCGATCGCGAAGAACTGCGCCGCGCTTTCTCAGGCAAGACGAAGGCGATCGTCATCAACAGCCCGAACAATCCATCGGGCAAAGTCTTCACCCGTGAGGAACTGACCTCCATCGCGGAGCTTTGCCAGGAATTCGATGTCATTGCGATCACCGACGAGATCTACGAATACATCACCTACGACGGCGCGGTGCACATCCCGATTGCAACTCTTCCGGGAATGCGTGATCGCTCCATTCTGATCAACAGCATGAGCAAAACTTTCTCGGTGACGGGTTGGCGCGTAGGCTGGGTGATTGCGCCGCCGCATCTGACCGATTCCATTCGCAAGGTGCATGACTTCCTCACCGTGGGGGCTGCCGCGCCGCTGCAAGCCGCCTCGGCCATCGCACTCGGGGCAAGCGAAGATTACTATGTCTATCTTTCGAGCAGCTATACGGAACGGCGTGCGCGGCTGCTCGGCTATCTGAACGCAGCCGGCTTCCGCACCTACCAGCCCGCCGGCGCGTATTACATCATGACCGACATCAGCGGCTTTGGCTTCCGGGACGATCTCGCTTTCGCCAAGCACCTGCTGGAGAATGTGGGAGTCATCGGGGTTCCCGGTTCGAGTTTTTACAGTGAAGGTGGAGGGTCCCAGCAGATGCGCTTCTGTTTCTGCAAGCGATTCGAGACCCTCGATGGAGCAGGAGAGAAACTCGCTAAACTGCGTTAG